The window CCCCAAGGACGGGGACGCGCAGCAGGCTGCCAAGAATGTGTCCTTCGGACCCGTCGAGCGTCAGAAATTGGACATCTACCGGCCCGCCAAGGCGCGCTCGGATGCGCTACAGACCGACCTGCCGGTGATCGTCTTCATTCATGGCGGTTCGTGGAAGGACGGCTCGAAAGATGGATATTCGTTCGTCGGCCGGGCGCTGGCATCGCGCGGATTTCTGGTCATCGTTCCCAATTACCGGCTAGTGCCTGACATTCAGTACCCGGCCTTTCTGCAAGACAATGCAGCGGCGGTGGAATGGGTGATCGACAACGCTGCCGCCTATGGCGGGGACCCATCGCGCATCGTGCTGGTGGGCCATTCCGCCGGGGCATACAATGCGGCCATGCTTGCACTCGATCCGCGCTGGCTGGGTAACAGGCGCGAGAATGTCAGTGGTTTCGTGGGGCTTGCCGGTCCGTATGACTTCCTGCCGCTGGACGGGCCGGTAACCAAGGCGGCTTTCGGCAACGAACCGCAGCCGGAAACCACTCAGCCGATCGAATATGCGAGCGCGGACGACCCGCCGGTGCTCCTGCTGCACGGCGCGAAGGATACGACCGTGGACCCGAAACACAGCGCGATATTGCGTGATATGCTGTCGCAGGCGGGAGCGGAAGTGACCCTTAAAACCTATCCGGAAGTCGGTCATATCGAAATATTGACCGCTCTTTCCCGTCCTTTCCGAGGCAAAGCACCAGTGCTCGACGACACAGCCGCGTTTGCGGATGCGGTCACGCGACCTCGTTAAGTTAAATTGCGAGGTGTTGTCCGGTTGGCGAGGTTAGGCTCGTAGCCCTTCGCCGAAACGCAGCGGGCTATCGTTTGTCTTGTCCAACAGCAACTTCATTATCCGCGAGTTACGAAGGTCTGCTGGATCGCCCGTCACCAGTATTTCCTTTGCCTCCACCCGCGCAACCACATGCGCCGTTTCCTACCCGCGCGAAAAAGGCTGTTTAGCTGGGCCGGTCGCGCGCACGCGTAGACGATGGCACGAGAGTGGGGAACGTTTCCGGCATCGGTTCGCTCCGCAAGGGTAGAAAGGAACCGGATCAGTTAGGTAGAATGGGGGTGTATGAAACCCTTCTATCGTGCGGCTGACGGTATTTTGAATGCAAAATCAAGGTGAAACCGATTGCGAAACCAGCGAGTTTTTTCTATAGTTTTACTCTATAAATAAGCAATTAGGTTTTGCCGTAAATGTCAGATTATAAACGAATCGTTTCCTGATCGTACAATGCAGTTGTTCGGACATGACAAAGGATCAAAAGAAATTAACGAATAAAGGTCTTATGGAAACGCAAGACCTAATGCGGAATTTGATTAATACGGCAAAGCATAATCCAGATAAATACGAAAAATTGTTGAACGTATTAAATTCAAAAGAATATCGGACTCCTTCCGTTGCTTCACTTGCGTTTGCACGTATAAAACGCACTACGGCACAAAGATTCCGTGCATTGCAAGAGGCTATTGCCCCAAGTTCCGGCGGAAAAATTTTTTTCAAGAAATCAGAAGAGTATCGTAAGGCTAAACGCAACGTATTATGGGCTTCAAGCGTCACGTTACTACTTTCTTTCGCGACTGGAAATGAAGTTAAGGCGCCTGCTCTTGACATCAGTTTGGCGATTGCTCCCCTTGCGGTGTCTTTTATGATCTATACAGTTTATCTGTTAATAGCATACCACCACGAGCAGTACATCCTGTCATCTTCTCATTCTGATATAGCGATTGGTATGAAATCAGGTAGCAATAATCACGATGCAAATGAGGCAGGATTTGCTAGTTCAGCTGAGAAAATGCTTCGCGAACAGCTCGAAGAAATTGGAAAGAAATTATCTTATTGGAATCAAGCATTAGAACAAGCACCAGCAGAAAGTGAAAACCGAAGCGCAGTAATGGAGGCGATGGTGAATGCCCAAGGCCTATTCTCTCCAATTATACAAGCTGTAGATTCTTTACAAGAAATGCGTCTATCTTGGCTTGGCGCGCAAGATCATGTACCTCATGGTCACGACATCGATTATTTAGCCAGTATTTCAAAAGCTGAAGCCGCTGAAACTGAACTTCGTGAACTTAACGAACCTGTGATGAGCAATCTATCAAATGCATTAGGTTTGGTTCCAGCTATTGATGAGCGGACGGCGCGAAATATGGTTGAAGGAAATAATTCTCACATTGAAGAACTGAAAAAGGCGATGTCCGCGATAACTATTAGGATAGATGAAATGACCCGTATTAGTTCAAGGTTAAATCGCCGAGATAGACAAGTTTTTAGTTTTCATGACATCCTAGTGCCTTACGGGCTAGCGATTGCTGCGCTAACATCTAGTGGGATTGCTCATGCTGATGCAATAATATTATTTGTGGATGAGACCGTGCAAAAAGTGGCCTAGATTATTTTGAATTAAGCTTCAAAACCTGCTAATTGATATGTTGGTTTTCAATCCAGCAACAACACCGATATCCGCCGGTTGCGGGGGTCTGCCGGGTCGTCCTTTACCAAAAGCTCGCGGTCGGCCACGCCTTCGATGCGGTCGAAGCGGGTTTCGGGGATGGTTGTGGCGAGCATGGCCTGGCGGGTGGCTTCGGCGCGGCCGGTGCTTAGCGACCAGTTGTTGGCCACCACGCCCGGCTTCCACGGCAGCGCGTCGGTATGGCCGCGCACCACGATCTGCGCGGCGTCGTCCGAAATCACTTCGGCCACGGCGGTAATCAGCTCGCGCGCTTCGGGGACGAGGATCGTGGTGCCCAGCGCGAACATGGAAAACTCCGCATCGTCGACGAGGTCGATCCGCGTGCCTTCGGGCGTCCGCATCACGCGCACCTGCCGGGCGAGACGGCGCAGCCGCGCGGTCATCTCCAGCCGCTTTTCGATCTTCGCCTTCAGGTCGCGGTGGCGCTTGCCATCCTTGTCTGGCGCGGCATCTTCCTTCTGCGGGCCGCCTTGCGCGCCCTTTGGAATGGTCAGTTCGCGGTTGCCCGTCTGCCCGGCGCGGTGGGGGTAGCTGTCTGCGTCCACCATCGAACTGCCGCCCAGCATCCCGTCGGACCCGGCGCTTTCCTGCTTCAACTTGACGAGGGTGGGGGTAAAATAATCGGCGAGGCCCTTGCGCTGGTTCTCGGTCGTGGCGCCCAGCAGCCAGAGCATCAGGAAGAACGCCATCATCGCGGTGACGAAATCGGCATAGGCAACCTTCCACGCGCCGCCATGGTGGCCCGCCTCGGTCACGAAGACCTTCTTGACGATGATCGGGCGCACCGGCTCGGCGGGAGCGTCTGCGGGGGGTGACATGAGCGGGGCGCCCACGGCTTGCGATGCCATGTCAGCGGCCCCGCAGCGTGTCGAGCAGGTCGGTCAGCGGCGGGCGGTGCGCGGGCGGCAGACCACTGCGGGCGCTTTCCACCACCAGCGGCTGCGGATGGCCGTGCAGGCTGGCGATGATGACCTGCTTCACCGATTGGTAGATCTGGCTGTCATGCGCGTTTACCTGCTTCAGCCGGCCGGCCAGCGGGCCGACTATACCATAGGCGAGCAATACGCCCAGAAACGTGCCGACCAGCGCGGAACCGATCATCTTGCCCAATACTTCTGGCGGCTGGTCGATCGAACCCATGGTCTTCACGATGCCCAGCACGGCGGCCACAATGCCCAGCGCGGGCAGCGCGTCAGCCAGGTTCTGCAGGGCATGGGCAGGCTCCTCGATCTCGTGCAGCTGGGTGCGGATGGCATTGTCCATCACATCCTCGATCGCATGGGTGTCGAGCGTGCCGGAGCTTACCACGATCAGCGTCAGCGCGTCGCACACCAGATTGGTCAGCGCGGGCTGCGCCAGCAGGCGCGGATATTCAGCGAAGATGGCGGAGTTCTGCGGATCGGTCACATGGCTTTCCAGCGCCACGGGGCCTTCCGCGCGCTGGACTTTCATCAGGCGGCTGGTCAGCGCGATGGCGTCCACATGGTCCTGCCCCGAATACATCGGGCCCTTGAACACGCGGGCCACGCCGCGACCCAGACCCTTCAGTTCGTGCATGGAATTGCCCGCCACCAGCGCGCCGATGGCAGCGCCGCCGATGATGGTCATTTCGATAGGGATCGCGGCCATGACCGGCCCCAGCGCGCCGCCGCTCATGACGAAGCCCCCGAAAACGAGGACGAGGAGGATGACGATACCAGCGGCTGCAAACATGGTTCGGGGCTTTCGTAAAAGGGTCTGTGCGCGTCAGATCGCGTCGAACAAAGACAGGTTCTGCATCCGCACGAAGCTGGCCTGGCTGGCTTCCAGCACGGTCAGCGTCTGCTGCAATTCGGCGATGGCGGAGGTGAGGTCGGTGCCGCCGACATCGGCGCTGGCGCGGCTGCGGCTTTCAGAAAGCTGGTCCTGCCGGGTCTGGATGATCTCGATCCAGGCGGCACGCGCGCCCAGCACCGTTTGCGAACGGTTCACCTGCCCTAACGCTTCGTCCAGCCCGGCCAGCGCTCCGGTCGCGGCGGCGGCAGGGTCGGCGGATGAGCGCAGGGCAGCGGACAGGTCGGTCAGGAACGCGAATACATTGGTCTGGGTGCCGTTATCGTCGAAATTGGTGAAGGTCGGCCCGGTAATGCCGCGCGGGATGGCAATGTCGTCGCCCAGATCGAACTCGCCCGCTTGCGCAGTACCGTCGTAGAAGATCACGCCGCGCCCGTTCTCGCGGTAAGCGGGGCCGTCGGTTTCCCCGCCGAACAACGCACCGCCCGACAATCCGCGCGTGTTTACGGCGGCAAGCAGGCTTTGCTGCAACTGGTCGATCTCGTCCGCGATCACGCTGCGCTGCTGGGCACCGGTGGCTTCGCTCGATGCAAGAAGGGTGAGTTCGCGGATGCGGATCAGTTCGCCTGCGATATCGGACAGCGCATCGCCGCCGCGCGACAGCTCGTCCGCCGCGCGCGCCGTATTGGCGCTGTCGATGGAAGCCAGCCGGTCCGCTCTCCCCAGTCCGCGCAGCTGAGCTGCAGCGACCGGATCGTCGGACGAGCGTGCGATCCGCGTGCCTGTGCCGATGGACTGTTGCAGCTGTTCCGCCTGCCCGCGAAGCGAGGTCATGTCGGTAAGCGACCGGCGGAAAAACGCGGATGAGGAATTGATCGTGGGCAAGGTCATGATGGCATCCTTCAGCGAATGGCCAACAGCGTGTCGAAAATGTCGCTGGCAACCTGGATCACCCGGCCCGATGCCTGGAACGCCTGCTGGAACCGCAACAGGTTGGCAGCTTCACTATCGAGATCGACGCCGGTTTCCCGGGTGAGCGAGACTTGGGCCGTTTCGGCAATCGCGGACAGGGCCTCGCGGGTGACCGAACGTGCGGCGACGGCGCTTGAAACGCCGAACAGGATGGCGTCCGCCGTGCTGGCCGGACCGCTATTCGCGAGCGCCGCGCGCAGGGCCGCCAGATTGGCGGTGTTGCGGCTGTTCGCGCCTGCCGATGCGGGCGCGGTGGCAAGGCCGCTGCCATTGGTAAGCGACATTGCGAGCGTGGCTGCCGTACTGCCTGAAAACAGCGGCCGTCCGGCAGCGCCCGCGGGCGTGATGCCATCCGCCTGCGCGTCGTTTGCGGTTTGCGCAATATTCGCTGCCAATTCGTCGAGCTGAGTGGCCAGATCGCGCACCGCGGACAGGCCCTGGCCGGTTCCGGCCAGCCTGCCCGACACCGGAATGACGGCGGCGGGCGGGTCGGTGTCGATTTCGTACGCCAGCGTACCGTCCGGCAGGTCTGTCGCGGTGAGGGCGAAGGACGCGTTGCCCGACACTATTGCCGGTCCGCCGGCGTCGCCCAGGCGGACGTCCACGCGGCCCGTGGCATCGTAGGTTGCGGTTACGCCGATCCGCTGCGCCATGTCGGCCAGCAACGCGTCGCGCTGGTCGAGGAGGACCGCCCGGCTGCCGCTGCCGCTTTCAGCGCGAGTAAGCGCCACATTGGTACGGGCAAGGTCGCTTGCCAGCACGGTTACGCGGGCGGCATCGTCGTGAGCCGAGAAACGGGCTTCTTCGCTCACCGCTGCCAGCGATCCGGCCGCGATGTTCAACGTTCCGGACAGTGCGCGCGCGCTTTCCAGCACGGCCGCACGCAGAGACTGGTCGAGCGGATCGGAACCGAGGCCGGCAAGGCTGGCTTCGAATTCTACGATGGCGGGATAGACACCCGCTTGCTCGACAGAGGCCAGCGCTCCTGCAAGGCTGCGCAATTCGGAGTCTGCTCGCGCCAGATCGCTGCCGGTACGCCGGGCCTCGCTTTGCAGGAATACAGAGCTGGAGCGCTGGATGCTTTCAACGCGCACGCCCGACAGGGCCACGTTGGACCGGAAATCCGCGCCTCCGCTGGATGCCACTTCGCCGAGCTCGACCGTTCGGCGCGAATAGCCCTTGGTCGCGGCGTTGGCGATGTTCTGGCCGGTGGTTTCCAGCGCGCTACGCGCAGCCAGCGCGCCGCTTTTGCCGATCAAGAGGAGATTGCTGCTCATGTGGTGTCAGCCGCGAGAAGACCTGTGCTGGCGGCGGGCCGACCGGAAACGGTGTGATGCGCGGAAAGCTGGCGTTCGATCGCGTCGGCCAGGCCGAAGCTGCCGGTGCGGCTCGCGATGTCGGCCAGATGTTCGTCCTGCATTGCCTCGAACTGGTCGAGCCCCTGACCGCCGCCGGCGGAAAAGATATCGCTGCCGCCGAAATCGGATGCGCGAGCGCTGGCGAGGAACTGGCGTAGGAACACCGCTTCGAACGCCTGTGCAGCCTCGCGCAGCTGAGCGTTCTCCGCCGGTTTTTCGGCTGCGGCGGCATTCAAGGCGATAGCGGAAGGGGGGCCGATGGTGAGGGGACTGGCGATATTCACAGTACCACCATTTCGGCCTGCATCGCGCCCGCCTGCTTCAGCGCTTCGAGAATGACCACGAGGTCCGCCGCGCCCACACCCAGCATGTTCAGCGCATCGACCACTTCGGACAGGTTCGCCGCGCCGTCCATGCGGACCACGCGCGCTTCCTCGCGCTCGATGGAAATCTCGCTCGACTGTTCGATGGCGGTGCGGCCGTTTGCAAAGGGTTCGGGCTGGACCACGCGCGGGTCTTCCTCGATCCTGACAGTCAGGCGGCCATGGCTGATCGCGGCGGGCGACAGGCGGACCGCGCTGTTGATCACAACCGTGCCGGTGCGACTGTTGACGATGACTTTGGCCGCGCTTTCGGCAGGCGTCACTTCAATGCCTTCCAATCGGGCGAGCATGGCGGACCGGGCATCCCCGCCGAACGGCAGCACAAGGTCCAGCGTCACCCCGTCGACGATCGTCGCGGTGCCGGGAAACTCGATGTTGATCGCATTGCGCAGGCGCATGGCGGTCTGGAAATCGGCGGTGTGGAGGTTGAAGCGCAGTGTGCCGTGATCGCCGAAGCCGGTGCCGACCCCGCGTTCCACGGTCGCGCCGCCTGCGATCCGGCCCACGGTGGGCACATTGACCGAAACCTTGGAGCCATCGCGACCCGAAACGCCCAGTCCGCCGACTGCGAGGCTGCCCTGCGCCAGCGCATAGACTTCGCCGTCGGCGCCCTGCAGGCTGGTCAGGATCAGCGCTCCGCCGCGCAGCGATTTGGCTTTGCCCATGGTGCTGACGGTAACGTCGATCCGCTGGCCGGGTTTGGCAAAGGCGGGTAGTTCGGCAGTGATGATAACGGCAGCGGCGTTTTTCAGGCCCGGCGATACACCCGGCGGCAGGGGCATTCCCAGCCGCCCGGATACGCCGCGCATGGCCTGTGTAAGATAGGCAAGATTATCATCGCCCGTTCCGGCGAGGCCGACCACGATGCCATATCCGGTCAGCTGGTTGGCGCGCACGCCCTGAAAATTGCCAAGATCGCGCAGCCGCTCGGCATGGGCAGGGGTCGGGATGAGCATGGCGAAGAGCGCGAACAGCGCGGCGAATATGGGAAGGAGCGCGCGCATCAGAACGGACTCACGGCGCTGAAGAAACGGCTCAGCCAGCCGGGGCGGCTCGCCTGTTGCACCGCACCCTTGCCCGAATAGATGATCCGGGCGTCGGCCACGCGGGTGCTGGCGATGCGGTTGTCGTAATCCACGTCGGCCAGCCGGATGAGGCCAGCGAACTGGATCCATTCGTCCCCCTGGCTGAGCAACATTTGTTTCTCTCCTATGACGAGCGCGGTGCCGTTGGCGCGCACTTCGGCGATGGTCACGGCGACCGCGCCATCGAGCGAGCTGGATTGTCCGGCACTCCCCGTTCCCTTGAACGACCCCTGCGCCGCAGCTTTAAGGGCATCGGGATTGAGGAAATCGAGCGGGCCTGCGCCGGGCGGGGTGATGGAAACAGACCCGTCGCGGCTGGTCTGACCGTTCGTGCGCTTGTTCGTGCCGATGCTTTCGGTCAGCACCACAACCACCAGATCGCCCACGCGGCGGGCGCGATTGCCCTCGTGCAGGGCGGCATAGCCGTGCGCTGCCTGATAGATCGCGCCATCCGCCGACGGGCGCACCGCCGGGGGCGGGGCTGGTAGTGCCGCATGGAAACCGGGCGTGCGCGCCGGGCCGCCCATGCAGCCGGCCAGCGCAAGCGCGGCAGTGGATACGATGGCAAGTTTTAGTATGGTCATCAGGAGCCTCACAGGGAAATGGATCAAAGCGTCTGGTTGGCGTTGCGCAGCATCTCGTCGACCGCGCTGATCATCTTGGAATTGATCTCGTAAGCGCGCTGCGCCTCGATCATCTCGACCAGCTCCTCGACGACATTGACGTTCGACGCTTCGAGCATGCCCTGCCGCACCGATCCGCGTCCGTTCGTGCCAGCGACATCCAGTTCGGCGGCCCCGCTGGCGGCTGTCTCGACTAGGAAGTTCGACCCCTGGGCGCGAAGGCCGTTGGGATTGGCGAAAGTTGCGGTAGTCAGCTGGCCGAGTTCCGCCGGCGCGCTTTCGCCGGGCAGCACCGCGGTGACTGTGCCGTCCGGGCCGACCGTCACGGATTGCACGCCGGGCGGAATTTCGATGGCGGGCTGCACGGCGTAACCCTGCGGTGTGACCAGCTGGCCTTCGGCGCTCAAAGTGAAATTGCCCGCGCGGGTATAGCCAAGCTGGCCGCCGGGAAGCTCGACCTGGAAGAACCCGTCGCCGTCCAGCGCCAGGTCCAGCGCGTTGCCGGTGGTGTTCAGCGTACCCTGCGTGCCGATGCGGCTGGTGCCCTGCACGGCCACCCCGGTGCCGAGATTGAGGCCGACGGCATAGGCCGTCTCCCCGCTCGACCGCTGTCCGGCCACGCGCGTGTCCTGATAGGCCAGCGTCTCGAAATCGGCGCGGTCGCGCTTGAAGCCGGTAGTGCCGATATTGGCGAGATTGTGCGCGATCACCTGCATCCGGGTGTTCTGCGCTTCGAGGCCGGTTCGGGCTACGTGGAGGGCGGAGGTTGGCATAAGTGTGTCCTTCCTGCTTGCGTGTTAGCTGCGGAGCGACATCAGCCGGGTGGCCGAGGTGTCGAGTTCGCGCATGGTGGAAAAGAGTTTCGCCCGCTGTTCGAAGCTTCGCTGCGCCTCGATCATGTCGACCAGCGTCCCAGCGCTATCGACGTTGGACTGTTCGAGCGCACCGGAAGTGACTTCGGCCGTGGCGTCGGCAGGCAGCACGCCGCCGCCGACCACCCGCAGGAAGCCGGCCATGTCCTTCGCAATGGCCGAGCCTTGCGGGCTGGCGAGCTTGATCCGCGCGATTTCGGCAGGCGGTGCGTCGGGCGTGGCGGGATCGACGGCGAAGATCGCGCCATCCTTGGCAATGGAAAGTATCTGTCCGTTCGGCACCGTGATCGGGCCGGTCTGCCCCATCACCGGGCGACCGTCGCCGTTCTGCAGCACGCCGGTTACGCTCACGGACAGATCGCCTCGCCGGGAGTAAACTTCTGCGCCGTCCTCGGCCTGCAGCGCGATCAGCGCATCGCCCGACACTGCGATATCAAGCGGTTGGCCGGTGGGCACCACGCGGCCCGCGCTCATATCCGCGCCGCGCACGCCGCCTGCAGCCACCGATCGGGCTTCCAGCGCGTCCGACTTCACCGTCATGGGGGTGACGGCGAAGCTTTCGGCGCGGAAGCCCGGGGTGGACGCGTTGGCGAGATTGTTCGCCACCGCGCGCTGACGGTCCATC of the Alteripontixanthobacter maritimus genome contains:
- a CDS encoding alpha/beta hydrolase, with protein sequence MTNVSFSPRGATMLLLAFAMGLSACSPLGAFDALVPKDGDAQQAAKNVSFGPVERQKLDIYRPAKARSDALQTDLPVIVFIHGGSWKDGSKDGYSFVGRALASRGFLVIVPNYRLVPDIQYPAFLQDNAAAVEWVIDNAAAYGGDPSRIVLVGHSAGAYNAAMLALDPRWLGNRRENVSGFVGLAGPYDFLPLDGPVTKAAFGNEPQPETTQPIEYASADDPPVLLLHGAKDTTVDPKHSAILRDMLSQAGAEVTLKTYPEVGHIEILTALSRPFRGKAPVLDDTAAFADAVTRPR
- a CDS encoding flagellar basal body rod protein FlgF, yielding MDRLIYTALSGMDAAMDRQRAVANNLANASTPGFRAESFAVTPMTVKSDALEARSVAAGGVRGADMSAGRVVPTGQPLDIAVSGDALIALQAEDGAEVYSRRGDLSVSVTGVLQNGDGRPVMGQTGPITVPNGQILSIAKDGAIFAVDPATPDAPPAEIARIKLASPQGSAIAKDMAGFLRVVGGGVLPADATAEVTSGALEQSNVDSAGTLVDMIEAQRSFEQRAKLFSTMRELDTSATRLMSLRS
- a CDS encoding flagellar motor protein MotB, yielding MSPPADAPAEPVRPIIVKKVFVTEAGHHGGAWKVAYADFVTAMMAFFLMLWLLGATTENQRKGLADYFTPTLVKLKQESAGSDGMLGGSSMVDADSYPHRAGQTGNRELTIPKGAQGGPQKEDAAPDKDGKRHRDLKAKIEKRLEMTARLRRLARQVRVMRTPEGTRIDLVDDAEFSMFALGTTILVPEARELITAVAEVISDDAAQIVVRGHTDALPWKPGVVANNWSLSTGRAEATRQAMLATTIPETRFDRIEGVADRELLVKDDPADPRNRRISVLLLD
- a CDS encoding flagellin N-terminal helical domain-containing protein; amino-acid sequence: MTLPTINSSSAFFRRSLTDMTSLRGQAEQLQQSIGTGTRIARSSDDPVAAAQLRGLGRADRLASIDSANTARAADELSRGGDALSDIAGELIRIRELTLLASSEATGAQQRSVIADEIDQLQQSLLAAVNTRGLSGGALFGGETDGPAYRENGRGVIFYDGTAQAGEFDLGDDIAIPRGITGPTFTNFDDNGTQTNVFAFLTDLSAALRSSADPAAAATGALAGLDEALGQVNRSQTVLGARAAWIEIIQTRQDQLSESRSRASADVGGTDLTSAIAELQQTLTVLEASQASFVRMQNLSLFDAI
- a CDS encoding rod-binding protein, producing MNIASPLTIGPPSAIALNAAAAEKPAENAQLREAAQAFEAVFLRQFLASARASDFGGSDIFSAGGGQGLDQFEAMQDEHLADIASRTGSFGLADAIERQLSAHHTVSGRPAASTGLLAADTT
- the flgG gene encoding flagellar basal-body rod protein FlgG, with the translated sequence MPTSALHVARTGLEAQNTRMQVIAHNLANIGTTGFKRDRADFETLAYQDTRVAGQRSSGETAYAVGLNLGTGVAVQGTSRIGTQGTLNTTGNALDLALDGDGFFQVELPGGQLGYTRAGNFTLSAEGQLVTPQGYAVQPAIEIPPGVQSVTVGPDGTVTAVLPGESAPAELGQLTTATFANPNGLRAQGSNFLVETAASGAAELDVAGTNGRGSVRQGMLEASNVNVVEELVEMIEAQRAYEINSKMISAVDEMLRNANQTL
- the motA gene encoding flagellar motor stator protein MotA, with amino-acid sequence MFAAAGIVILLVLVFGGFVMSGGALGPVMAAIPIEMTIIGGAAIGALVAGNSMHELKGLGRGVARVFKGPMYSGQDHVDAIALTSRLMKVQRAEGPVALESHVTDPQNSAIFAEYPRLLAQPALTNLVCDALTLIVVSSGTLDTHAIEDVMDNAIRTQLHEIEEPAHALQNLADALPALGIVAAVLGIVKTMGSIDQPPEVLGKMIGSALVGTFLGVLLAYGIVGPLAGRLKQVNAHDSQIYQSVKQVIIASLHGHPQPLVVESARSGLPPAHRPPLTDLLDTLRGR
- a CDS encoding flagellar basal body P-ring protein FlgI, with amino-acid sequence MRALLPIFAALFALFAMLIPTPAHAERLRDLGNFQGVRANQLTGYGIVVGLAGTGDDNLAYLTQAMRGVSGRLGMPLPPGVSPGLKNAAAVIITAELPAFAKPGQRIDVTVSTMGKAKSLRGGALILTSLQGADGEVYALAQGSLAVGGLGVSGRDGSKVSVNVPTVGRIAGGATVERGVGTGFGDHGTLRFNLHTADFQTAMRLRNAINIEFPGTATIVDGVTLDLVLPFGGDARSAMLARLEGIEVTPAESAAKVIVNSRTGTVVINSAVRLSPAAISHGRLTVRIEEDPRVVQPEPFANGRTAIEQSSEISIEREEARVVRMDGAANLSEVVDALNMLGVGAADLVVILEALKQAGAMQAEMVVL
- a CDS encoding flagellar basal body L-ring protein FlgH — protein: MTILKLAIVSTAALALAGCMGGPARTPGFHAALPAPPPAVRPSADGAIYQAAHGYAALHEGNRARRVGDLVVVVLTESIGTNKRTNGQTSRDGSVSITPPGAGPLDFLNPDALKAAAQGSFKGTGSAGQSSSLDGAVAVTIAEVRANGTALVIGEKQMLLSQGDEWIQFAGLIRLADVDYDNRIASTRVADARIIYSGKGAVQQASRPGWLSRFFSAVSPF
- the flgK gene encoding flagellar hook-associated protein FlgK encodes the protein MSSNLLLIGKSGALAARSALETTGQNIANAATKGYSRRTVELGEVASSGGADFRSNVALSGVRVESIQRSSSVFLQSEARRTGSDLARADSELRSLAGALASVEQAGVYPAIVEFEASLAGLGSDPLDQSLRAAVLESARALSGTLNIAAGSLAAVSEEARFSAHDDAARVTVLASDLARTNVALTRAESGSGSRAVLLDQRDALLADMAQRIGVTATYDATGRVDVRLGDAGGPAIVSGNASFALTATDLPDGTLAYEIDTDPPAAVIPVSGRLAGTGQGLSAVRDLATQLDELAANIAQTANDAQADGITPAGAAGRPLFSGSTAATLAMSLTNGSGLATAPASAGANSRNTANLAALRAALANSGPASTADAILFGVSSAVAARSVTREALSAIAETAQVSLTRETGVDLDSEAANLLRFQQAFQASGRVIQVASDIFDTLLAIR